A section of the Cervus canadensis isolate Bull #8, Minnesota chromosome 8, ASM1932006v1, whole genome shotgun sequence genome encodes:
- the PRDX3 gene encoding thioredoxin-dependent peroxide reductase, mitochondrial, giving the protein MAAAAGRLLRASLARHVSAVPWGISASAALRPAASRRMFLTNALWSGSDQAKFAFSTSSSYHAPAVTQHAPYFKGTAVVSGEFKEISLDDFKGKYLVLFFYPLDFTFVCPTEIIAFSDKANEFHDVNCEVVAVSVDSHFSHLAWINTPRKNGGLGHMNIALLSDLTKQISRDYGVLLEGPGLALRGLFIIDPNGIIKHLSVNDLPVGRSVEETLRLVKAFQFVETHGEVCPANWTPESPTIKPHPTASREYFEKVNQ; this is encoded by the exons ATGGCGGCCGCGGCGGGAAGGTTGCTCCGGGCTTCG CTCGCCCGACATGTGAGTGCCGTTCCTTGGGGCATTTCTGCCTCTGCAGCCCTTAGGCCTGCTGCTTCTCGAAGAATGTTTTTGACAAATGCCTTGTGGTCTGGTTCTGATCAAGCAAAATTCGCCTTTAGCACCA GTTCCTCATACCATGCCCCCGCCGTCACCCAGCATGCCCCCTATTTTAAGGGTACAGCCGTTGTCAGCGGAGAGTTCAAAGAAATTAGCCTTGATGACTTTAAGGGGAAATATTTGGTGCTCTTCTTCTATCCTTTGGATTT CACCTTTGTGTGTCCTACAGAAATTATTGCTTTCAGTGACAAAGCCAATGAATTTCATGATGTGAACTGTGAAGTCGTTGCAGTGTCGGTGGATTCCCACTTTAGCCACCTGGCCTGGATAAACACGCCAAGGaag AATGGCGGTTTGGGCCATATGAACATCGCACTCTTGTCAGATTTGACCAAACAGATTTCCCGAGACTACGGTGTGCTGTTAGAAGGTCCTGGCCTTGCGCTACG CGGTCTCTTCATAATTGACCCCAACGGAATTATCAAGCATCTGAGCGTCAATGATCTCCCAGTGGGCCGAAGCGTGGAAGAGACCCTCCGCTTGGTGAAGGCGTTCCAGTTTGTGGAAACCCATGGAGAAGTCTGCCCGGCCAACTGGACACCCGAGTCTCCTACA atCAAGCCCCATCCAACTGCTTCCAGAGAATACTTTGAGAAGGTAAATCAGTAG